The proteins below come from a single Panicum hallii strain FIL2 chromosome 7, PHallii_v3.1, whole genome shotgun sequence genomic window:
- the LOC112899732 gene encoding uncharacterized protein LOC112899732 isoform X1, protein MGRPKGGAAASSSSSKKPKPKQKQRGGVDFKKYKHKVGRKLPPPKNATNTEIKSKTIVLPEQSMASERAGMAVNKRGLTLRELLQQTAHYNANVRRAALNGIKDIVVKHPTELKLHKVAIIEKLQERICDTDKVVRESLYNILQSLIFPSLKEDNAISTRSTLFLLMANILNGMTHLSIDIQLMAFRFLELVVLNFPSSFSSYAEQAFNNFVAVLSNDRINLHDRNKLNSVLSGLGHCLSLVAKTIENDDISNRQVHDLSARELWKFTADEDNSVGRAFAMPNLLVKLQSLVQILINSVEVSASELCAKSAIDASSSEALLSALHCLDIICRIFIHVVKKPQLNFSISKAQFGPDWLRSSLLIHLKNLWGVKRLFHEKGDDKFFIFNLKIAEIFLCLSAWIDSTMFPAEEFCHFVSSLFAKQAKTLRNKDLMEMYLSPIITCIPGLIFNAPDDSKGYLLEAFTDAFRGCKVDCKLILPYLDAVGEMLLPEKTGTWFAENGSGVLGYYDAWIHELPRILLQSIDKAPSVTKVVLELLLRIGQYFPTMDCENLRPFIKLFGVESSSGAVELGPFVNLSRDCQELATSCLYYFPSLLPDIIRPLASCCLSDALEPLILFRVVEVLQSTYKAGSLQITEQLSFLLLLMARFRVHPGGLVTPGNPSKVSNWDTFKSLNHLILTSLSEMGDGSLVLELMWNSLSNAIAQKPSMHNMNGLFRIIVTLDAGTNKLMNEDAIKLIAGYLVDASLDLSKTIEVGFQPDKTRLFQYFIKPCTIMFDKNDKVLCSTLEMLKSFITGDDHLLSSLSNLNYPGELSCRVCVVTTILIFLCNDRKLHRNLSFSKSVIKGILDYIRHQLDSSGPNVTYEEKQKLRSAFEQLKTKSLQLNCWDRSELEGLSITR, encoded by the exons ATGGGGAGACCGAAGGGAGGCGCGGCggcctcttcctcctcgtcgAAGAAGCCGAAGCCCAAGCAGAAGCAGCGCGGCGGCGTCGACTTCAAG AAGTACAAGCACAAGGTCGGGCGCAAGCTGCCGCCGCCGAAGAATGCCACCAACACGGAGATCAAGTCCAAAA CGATCGTGCTGCCGGAGCAGAGCATGGCCTCGGAGAGGGCGGGCATGGCGGTGAACAAGCGTGGGCTCACGCTTCGGGAGCTTCTGCAGCAGACGGCCCACTACAATGCCAATGTGCGGCGAG CTGCCCTGAATGGAATCAAGGACATTGTTGTCAAGCACCCAACAGAGCTTAAACTGCACAAGGTTGCTATAATTGAGAAGCTGCAGGAAAGGATATGCGATACCGACAAGGTGGTCCGTGAATCATTATACAATATACTGCAGTCTCTGATCTTCCCATCTTTGAAAGAG GATAATGCTATATCTACGCGGAGTACACTGTTTCTGCTGATGGCTAATATTCTGAATGGAATGACCCATCTATCTATCGATATACAGTTAATGGCTTTCCGTTTCTTGGAGCTTGTGGTTCTCAATTTCCCATCTTCCTTTTCTAGTTATGCTGAACAG GCGTTCAACAACTTTGTTGCGGTACTGAGCAATGATAGAATCAACCTACATGATAGGAACAAACTTAACAGTGTCCTTAGTGGGCTTGGACATTGCCTTTCTTTGGTTGCAAAAACAATAGAAAATGATGATATATCAAATCGACAG GTTCATGACCTCTCTGCAAGGGAACTTTGGAAATTTACCGCTGATGAAGATAACTCAGTAGGCA GAGCATTTGCAATGCCCAATTTATTAGTGAAGCTTCAGAGCCTTGTCCAAATTCTCATTAATTCTGTAGAGGTTTCAGCCTCAGAGCTCTGTGCGAAGTCAGCTATTgatgcatcatcaagtgaagcATTGTTATCAGCCCTCCATTGTCTGGATATAATATGTAGGATATTTATTCATGTGGTGAAGAAACCTCAGTTAAATTTTTCCATATCCAAGGCTCAGTTTGGGCCTGACTGGTTGAGAAGTTCCTTATTGATACATCTAAAGAATTTATGGGGCGTGAAGCGTTTGTTTCATGAAAAG GGAGACGACAAATTTTTCATTTTCAATTTGAAGATTGCTGAAATCTTTCTGTGCTTGAGTGCATGGATAGATAGCACAATGTTTCCAGCTGAAGAATTTTGCCATTTTGTATCTTCTCTATTCGCAAAG CAGGCAAAGACACTTCGCAATAAGGATCTCATGGAAATGTATTTGAGCCCCATTATAACTTGCATACCGGGTCTGATATTCAATGCTCCAGATGACTCAAAAGGATATTTATTGGAG GCATTTACAGATGCATTTAGAGGTTGCAAGGTGGATTGCAAGCTAATCTTGCCATATTTGGATGCAGTTGGAGAAATGCTGCTTCCT GAGAAAACAGGCACATGGTTTGCTGAAAACGGTTCAGGTGTGTTGGGCTATTATGACGCATGGATACATGAGTTACCCCGAATTTTGCTGCAATCAATTGATAAAGCACCCTCAGTCACAAAG GTTGTTTTGGAGCTGCTTCTAAGAATTGGACAATACTTCCCCACAATGGACTGTGAAAACCTGCGCCCCTTCATAAAGTTATTTGGTGTTGAAT CATCATCAGGAGCTGTGGAGCTTGGCCCTTTTGTTAACCTATCTCGTGATTGCCAAGAACTTGCCACGTCATGCCTTTATTACTTTCCCAGTCTGCTTCCTGACATAATCAGGCCATTGGCCTCATGTTGCTTAA GTGATGCACTGGAACCCCTCATACTGTTCAGGGTCGTTGAGGTCCTACAGTCAACGTACAAGGCTGGTAGTTTACAGATAACAGAGCAACTCAGTTTCTTGTTGCTACTAATGGCAAGATTCAGAGTTCATCCTG GGGGTTTAGTTACTCCAGGGAATCCTAGTAAGGTCTCAAATTGGGACACTTTCAAGTCGTTGAATCATCTAATCTTAACTTCCCTATCTGAAATGGGTGATGGCTCGCTGGTCCTCGAACTGATGTGGAATAGCTTATCTAATGCCATT GCTCAAAAACCATCGATGCATAACATGAACGGCTTGTTTAGAATTATTGTTACACTTGATGCAGGAACTAATAAGCTCATGAATGAAGATGCCATAAAGCTTATAGCTGGCTACTTGGTTGATGCTTCTTTG GATCTGTCTAAAACCATTGAAGTTGGTTTTCAACCTGATAAGACAAGATTATTTCAGTACTTTATCAAGCCCTGCACCATCATGTTTGACAAGAATGACAAGGTTCTTTGCAGCACATTGGAGATGCTCAAGTCTTTTATAACAGGAGATGATCATCTGCTTTCATCTCTCTCCAACTTGAACTACCCAGGAGAGCTATCATGTCGAGTTTGTGTTGTCACAACCATACTCATCTTCTTATGCAATGACCGGAAACTCCATAGGAATCTTTCTTTTAGCAAATCAGTTATTAAAGGCATCCTGGATTATATAAGGCATCAGCTG GATTCTAGTGGGCCTAATGTGACATATGAGGAAAAACAGAAGTTAAGATCTGCTTTCGAGCAACTGAAGACCAAATCATTGCAGTTGAACTGCTGGGATAGAAGTGAGCTGGAAGGGCTTTCAATCACAAGATAA
- the LOC112899732 gene encoding uncharacterized protein LOC112899732 isoform X2, with the protein MGRPKGGAAASSSSSKKPKPKQKQRGGVDFKKYKHKVGRKLPPPKNATNTEIKSKTIVLPEQSMASERAGMAVNKRGLTLRELLQQTAHYNANVRRAALNGIKDIVVKHPTELKLHKVAIIEKLQERICDTDKVVRESLYNILQSLIFPSLKEDNAISTRSTLFLLMANILNGMTHLSIDIQLMAFRFLELVVLNFPSSFSSYAEQAFNNFVAVLSNDRINLHDRNKLNSVLSGLGHCLSLVAKTIENDDISNRQVHDLSARELWKFTADEDNSVGRAFAMPNLLVKLQSLVQILINSVEVSASELCAKSAIDASSSEALLSALHCLDIICRIFIHVVKKPQLNFSISKAQFGPDWLRSSLLIHLKNLWGVKRLFHEKGDDKFFIFNLKIAEIFLCLSAWIDSTMFPAEEFCHFVSSLFAKAKTLRNKDLMEMYLSPIITCIPGLIFNAPDDSKGYLLEAFTDAFRGCKVDCKLILPYLDAVGEMLLPEKTGTWFAENGSGVLGYYDAWIHELPRILLQSIDKAPSVTKVVLELLLRIGQYFPTMDCENLRPFIKLFGVESSSGAVELGPFVNLSRDCQELATSCLYYFPSLLPDIIRPLASCCLSDALEPLILFRVVEVLQSTYKAGSLQITEQLSFLLLLMARFRVHPGGLVTPGNPSKVSNWDTFKSLNHLILTSLSEMGDGSLVLELMWNSLSNAIAQKPSMHNMNGLFRIIVTLDAGTNKLMNEDAIKLIAGYLVDASLDLSKTIEVGFQPDKTRLFQYFIKPCTIMFDKNDKVLCSTLEMLKSFITGDDHLLSSLSNLNYPGELSCRVCVVTTILIFLCNDRKLHRNLSFSKSVIKGILDYIRHQLDSSGPNVTYEEKQKLRSAFEQLKTKSLQLNCWDRSELEGLSITR; encoded by the exons ATGGGGAGACCGAAGGGAGGCGCGGCggcctcttcctcctcgtcgAAGAAGCCGAAGCCCAAGCAGAAGCAGCGCGGCGGCGTCGACTTCAAG AAGTACAAGCACAAGGTCGGGCGCAAGCTGCCGCCGCCGAAGAATGCCACCAACACGGAGATCAAGTCCAAAA CGATCGTGCTGCCGGAGCAGAGCATGGCCTCGGAGAGGGCGGGCATGGCGGTGAACAAGCGTGGGCTCACGCTTCGGGAGCTTCTGCAGCAGACGGCCCACTACAATGCCAATGTGCGGCGAG CTGCCCTGAATGGAATCAAGGACATTGTTGTCAAGCACCCAACAGAGCTTAAACTGCACAAGGTTGCTATAATTGAGAAGCTGCAGGAAAGGATATGCGATACCGACAAGGTGGTCCGTGAATCATTATACAATATACTGCAGTCTCTGATCTTCCCATCTTTGAAAGAG GATAATGCTATATCTACGCGGAGTACACTGTTTCTGCTGATGGCTAATATTCTGAATGGAATGACCCATCTATCTATCGATATACAGTTAATGGCTTTCCGTTTCTTGGAGCTTGTGGTTCTCAATTTCCCATCTTCCTTTTCTAGTTATGCTGAACAG GCGTTCAACAACTTTGTTGCGGTACTGAGCAATGATAGAATCAACCTACATGATAGGAACAAACTTAACAGTGTCCTTAGTGGGCTTGGACATTGCCTTTCTTTGGTTGCAAAAACAATAGAAAATGATGATATATCAAATCGACAG GTTCATGACCTCTCTGCAAGGGAACTTTGGAAATTTACCGCTGATGAAGATAACTCAGTAGGCA GAGCATTTGCAATGCCCAATTTATTAGTGAAGCTTCAGAGCCTTGTCCAAATTCTCATTAATTCTGTAGAGGTTTCAGCCTCAGAGCTCTGTGCGAAGTCAGCTATTgatgcatcatcaagtgaagcATTGTTATCAGCCCTCCATTGTCTGGATATAATATGTAGGATATTTATTCATGTGGTGAAGAAACCTCAGTTAAATTTTTCCATATCCAAGGCTCAGTTTGGGCCTGACTGGTTGAGAAGTTCCTTATTGATACATCTAAAGAATTTATGGGGCGTGAAGCGTTTGTTTCATGAAAAG GGAGACGACAAATTTTTCATTTTCAATTTGAAGATTGCTGAAATCTTTCTGTGCTTGAGTGCATGGATAGATAGCACAATGTTTCCAGCTGAAGAATTTTGCCATTTTGTATCTTCTCTATTCGCAAAG GCAAAGACACTTCGCAATAAGGATCTCATGGAAATGTATTTGAGCCCCATTATAACTTGCATACCGGGTCTGATATTCAATGCTCCAGATGACTCAAAAGGATATTTATTGGAG GCATTTACAGATGCATTTAGAGGTTGCAAGGTGGATTGCAAGCTAATCTTGCCATATTTGGATGCAGTTGGAGAAATGCTGCTTCCT GAGAAAACAGGCACATGGTTTGCTGAAAACGGTTCAGGTGTGTTGGGCTATTATGACGCATGGATACATGAGTTACCCCGAATTTTGCTGCAATCAATTGATAAAGCACCCTCAGTCACAAAG GTTGTTTTGGAGCTGCTTCTAAGAATTGGACAATACTTCCCCACAATGGACTGTGAAAACCTGCGCCCCTTCATAAAGTTATTTGGTGTTGAAT CATCATCAGGAGCTGTGGAGCTTGGCCCTTTTGTTAACCTATCTCGTGATTGCCAAGAACTTGCCACGTCATGCCTTTATTACTTTCCCAGTCTGCTTCCTGACATAATCAGGCCATTGGCCTCATGTTGCTTAA GTGATGCACTGGAACCCCTCATACTGTTCAGGGTCGTTGAGGTCCTACAGTCAACGTACAAGGCTGGTAGTTTACAGATAACAGAGCAACTCAGTTTCTTGTTGCTACTAATGGCAAGATTCAGAGTTCATCCTG GGGGTTTAGTTACTCCAGGGAATCCTAGTAAGGTCTCAAATTGGGACACTTTCAAGTCGTTGAATCATCTAATCTTAACTTCCCTATCTGAAATGGGTGATGGCTCGCTGGTCCTCGAACTGATGTGGAATAGCTTATCTAATGCCATT GCTCAAAAACCATCGATGCATAACATGAACGGCTTGTTTAGAATTATTGTTACACTTGATGCAGGAACTAATAAGCTCATGAATGAAGATGCCATAAAGCTTATAGCTGGCTACTTGGTTGATGCTTCTTTG GATCTGTCTAAAACCATTGAAGTTGGTTTTCAACCTGATAAGACAAGATTATTTCAGTACTTTATCAAGCCCTGCACCATCATGTTTGACAAGAATGACAAGGTTCTTTGCAGCACATTGGAGATGCTCAAGTCTTTTATAACAGGAGATGATCATCTGCTTTCATCTCTCTCCAACTTGAACTACCCAGGAGAGCTATCATGTCGAGTTTGTGTTGTCACAACCATACTCATCTTCTTATGCAATGACCGGAAACTCCATAGGAATCTTTCTTTTAGCAAATCAGTTATTAAAGGCATCCTGGATTATATAAGGCATCAGCTG GATTCTAGTGGGCCTAATGTGACATATGAGGAAAAACAGAAGTTAAGATCTGCTTTCGAGCAACTGAAGACCAAATCATTGCAGTTGAACTGCTGGGATAGAAGTGAGCTGGAAGGGCTTTCAATCACAAGATAA
- the LOC112899733 gene encoding agmatine deiminase: protein MMAKILEGRPAKMGFRMPAEWEPHEQCWMGWPERPDNWRENAGPAQKTFARAAIAISKFEPVTICASAKQYPNVHKLMEHQTNIRVVEMSMNDSWFRDMGPTFITRKVESGIEKQTIAGIDWQFNAWGGIYDDWSLDSDIAKKIVEIERIPRFLHKMVLEGGSIHVDGEGTCITTEECLLNPNRNPNMTKLEIENELKDFLGVTKVIWIPRGLYGDEDTNGHVDNLCCFIKPGMILLSWTDDEKDPQYERSVEALSVLTQSVDAKGRQLEVVKIHVPGPLYMTEEEADGVLSTGHAVAREPGTRLAASYVNFYVANGGVVAPAFGDDKWDKEAYAVLQKAFPDHEVVMVEGGREIVLGGGNVHCITQQQPVRPS, encoded by the exons GAGCGTCCAGATAACTGGCGGGAGAATGCTGGTCCAGCTCAAAAGACATTTGCGAGAGCTGCAATTGCCATTTCAAAGTTTGAGCCTGTCACAATATGTGCAAGTGCCAAGCAG TACCCCAATGTCCACAAGCTGATGGAACATCAGACGAACATCAGGGTGGTTGAGATGAGCATGAATGATTCCTGGTTCCGTGATATGGGCCCCACG TTTATCACCCGCAAAGTCGAGTCAGGAATCGAAAAACAAACAATAGCAGGAATTGATTGGCAATTTAATGCCTGGGGAG GAATCTATGACGATTGGAGTCTTGACAGCGATATTGCCAAGAAA ATAGTCGAGATTGAGAGGATCCCTAGGTTTTTGCACAAAATGGTTCTTGAGGGTGGAAGCATTCATGTGGATGGAGAAG GTACGTGCATCACAACGGAAGAATGCTTGCTGAATCCTAACAGAAACCCCAACATGACCAAACTAGAGATAGAGAATGAGCTGAAGGATTTCCTTGGGGTCACAAAAGTCATCTGGATACCTCGCGGGCTTTACG GTGATGAGGACACAAATGGCCACGTTGACAACCTGTGCTGCTTCATCAAACCGGGCATGATCCTCTTGTCGTGGACGGACGACGAGAAGGACCCCCAGTACGAGCGGTCGGTCGAGGCGCTGTCGGTTCTCACCCAATCGGTGGACGCGAAAGGACGGCAGCTGGAGGTGGTGAAGATCCACGTCCCGGGGCCTCTGTACATGACAGAGGAAGAGGCGGACGGCGTTCTTTCAACG GGGCACGCCGTGGCGAGGGAGCCCGGCACGAGGCTGGCCGCCTCGTACGTGAACTTCTACGTCGCCAACGGCGGGGTCGTGGCGCCTGCTTTCGGCGACGACAAGTGGGACAAGGAGGCGTACGCGGTCCTACAGAAGGCGTTCCCTGACCACGAG GTGGTGATGGTCGAGGGCGGGCGGGAGATCGTGCTGGGGGGCGGCAACGTCCACTGCATCACGCAGCAGCAGCCCGTGCGCCCGTCCTAG